Genomic window (Spirosoma sp. KCTC 42546):
GATCGCCTAAGTAATTTCTTACCCGAACCGCAACCGAATCTTCGGGAGCGAACTCAGGTAGCATATAATCTTTTCCGTTATAGCCAATGAGTGAGTAGGGCGATGAACCAACCGCTGTACCGGCGCCGAAAGCTTCCGTTAACCGACCCGTTTCGATACCGCTAATCACTTCATCGATAGAAACTAATCGTTCTTCGACCTCCATGCCCCAACTGCGGGCAATTTTCAAAATAGAATCGCGGGTAACACCTTTCAGAATTGAATCCGATGTGGCTGGAGTCACCATCTTGCCATCAATGATAAAAATGATGTTCATCGTACCTGATTCCTCAATGTATTTGTGCTCGCGGGCATCAGTCCAGATCAACTGGTCATATCCTTGTTGCTGGGCCAACAACGTTGGATAGAGCGAGCCACCGTAGTTACCAGCACATTTGGCATAGCCCACACCACCCGGAGCCGAACGAATGAACTCGGTTTCAACTTTCAATTTTGGAGGATTAGAATAATAGGCTCCAACCGGGCAGGTGAAAATGCAGAAACGATACGTTTTTGAAGGAGCTACACCCAGGTACGTATCAGTGGCAAACATGTAGGGACGGATATAGAGCGAGCTATCAGGTGTATTGGGCACCCAATCCGCATCTATACGAAGCAACGCTTCCAGTCCACCCATGAATACCTCTTCGGGCAGCGTAGCCATGCACATCCGCTTGGCTGACTCGTTCATACGCTCGAAGTTGGCAAGTGGACGGAACATCAACACGTCACCGGCCTCATTCTTGAACGCTTTCATGCCTTCAAAAATAGACTGGCCATAATGCAGCGACGACAGAGCGGGGCTTAGGGTGAAGTTGTCGAACGGCACAATCATTTGATTTTGCCACTCACCATCTACGAAATCGGCCACAAACATGTGGTCCGAGAAATGTTTTCCGAAAGGCAGATGATTAAAGTCTACCTCTTGAAGGCGGGAGCGTTCCGCTTTCCGCAGTTCAATTTGCAATACGTCCGTCGTCATAACAGCTGTGGTTAATGAGTTAGCCTGCTGATGGTCAGGCTGCGGCAAAGCTAAAAAATTAGATTGAGTAAGTTTAGTTGTCAAGACAACTTTTTTTTCGTGGTGTTATAGATACGCCATATTTTGGAAATATGGCGTATCTATAACACCACGAAAATTAGGTTCTAGGCTTCCAGGCTACTTCCTCAGCAGTCAATTCCTGTGCCATTTTTCGGCTGAGCACAAACAGGTAATCGGACAGTCGATTCAGATACTGGATCACCAACTCATCTACGGGAGATTCTTCCAGTAAAGAAATGACTAATCGTTCGGACCGGCGGCAAACCGTTCGGGCCAGGTGGCAGAACGAAACGGCCTGATTGCCACCGGGTAGAACAAAAGCCCGTAATTCGGGCAATTCGGCATCCATGACATCCATTGCCTGCTCAAGTTGGAATACATCATCTGGAATAATAATTGGTATTGCCCGCTTGGGAGCCTTTTCTGGATCCGTGGCAAGCTCAGCCCCAACCGTGAACAAACGATCTTGAATTTCTTTCAACAACTCTTTCCGGTTATCATTTACGGGTTGGTCGCGAACCAGACCAATCCAGGAATTCAGCTCATCAACTGTTCCGTAAGCATCAATTCGTAAATCTGCCTTGCTTACCCGACGCCCGCCAATCAACGCTGTTTGGCCTTTATCACCTGTTTTTGTGTAAATTTTCATGATATAGCTAAACCAAAATGCTCAACAAATGGCTAAGCTAACGGATTTCCCCCGATCGAGCCGTACCTTTGCGCCCTGATTTGAAAAAGCCAGTTATAAATCTCATAAAGTGATTTTGGACGATTAGAGCTATTCACTCAATCACTTAATCACTCAATCACTCATTAGTATTAATGAAAGCAGGTACTTTTTTCGTCCGCGTGTGGCGTATCATGTCCATTGTCGGATTCATTTTAGCGTTGTTTAGTAGTTATATTTCGTATCCCGATGAGGTAGCGGTTCGCTTCGATGAGCTAAACCATCCGATTCAAACCGTTAACCGCGAGGCTATTTTTTACATTGCGATCGCTATTTTTCTGATCAACAACACGCTGGTTAAAGCTGTTTCCCGACTTTTTCTGCGCGTTCCTACAGCCCAGCTCCTGATTCCCAACCACGAGGTCTGGGCTGCTCACCGCCCCAAACTCGACCGTATTTTTAAGGAATGGTTTAGCTTGTTGATTGCTTCTATTAATACGATATTAGGCTTAGGGTTATTAGTGCTTTCGTTCCTGAACCGGTCTGACCGACCGATTCGAGCTATTGAGTATGCCTGGTTATTACCCCTAAGTACAGCTATCCTTATTGGCGTGCTGGCATGGTTACCGATTCGTTTGTTCATGAAACCCGGTGACGATGACTAAAAAAAATGAACTGTTATTGAGCCAGTTTCAGTACGATCTGCCCGACGAGCGTATTGCCCGATTTCCATTACCTGAGCGTGATGCATCCAAATTGCTTGTCTATAAAAACGGACAGATTCGTCACGAGCACTTTACCCAGTTACCTGAGTTGCTACCTGCAAACAGTTTCCTGGTTTTCAATAACACGAAGGTTATCCCCGCGCGACT
Coding sequences:
- a CDS encoding branched-chain amino acid aminotransferase: MTTDVLQIELRKAERSRLQEVDFNHLPFGKHFSDHMFVADFVDGEWQNQMIVPFDNFTLSPALSSLHYGQSIFEGMKAFKNEAGDVLMFRPLANFERMNESAKRMCMATLPEEVFMGGLEALLRIDADWVPNTPDSSLYIRPYMFATDTYLGVAPSKTYRFCIFTCPVGAYYSNPPKLKVETEFIRSAPGGVGYAKCAGNYGGSLYPTLLAQQQGYDQLIWTDAREHKYIEESGTMNIIFIIDGKMVTPATSDSILKGVTRDSILKIARSWGMEVEERLVSIDEVISGIETGRLTEAFGAGTAVGSSPYSLIGYNGKDYMLPEFAPEDSVAVRVRNYLGDLRTGKLADTFGWMHRV
- a CDS encoding cob(I)yrinic acid a,c-diamide adenosyltransferase, which translates into the protein MKIYTKTGDKGQTALIGGRRVSKADLRIDAYGTVDELNSWIGLVRDQPVNDNRKELLKEIQDRLFTVGAELATDPEKAPKRAIPIIIPDDVFQLEQAMDVMDAELPELRAFVLPGGNQAVSFCHLARTVCRRSERLVISLLEESPVDELVIQYLNRLSDYLFVLSRKMAQELTAEEVAWKPRT